The segment GTGCGCGAAATGTCGGACGGGCTCGCCGACGCCGAGCGGTTGGTCGGCGTGGTGGACCGCGCCGCACGGCTGCTGCCCGGCTTGCTCGGTGCGCGCGGGCCGCGTCATTACCTCGTCCTGTTCCAGAACAACGCCGAGGTACGAGCGACCGGCGGCATGCCTGGTGCTTATGTCGTGGTCAAAGCAGATGCGGGCGCCGTGAGCATCTCCGATGGGGGTAGTACGACGTCGGATCTCCAGCCGTTCGACAGCCCCGTGCTGCGCCTGAGCACCGACATGGAGTCGTTGTACACCGACCGCCTGGCCACCTTCCCGGCGAATGTGAATCTGACCCCGGACTTCCCCCTTGCCGCCCAGCTTGCCCGCGCCATGTACCAGAAGCGCAAGCGACTTGCGGTCGACGGCGTGATCGCGACCGACCCCGTGGCTCTGTCCTATCTCCTTCGCGTGACGGGTGCGGTGAAGGTCTCGGGGGGCGAGCCGTTGACTGCCGACAACGCCGTCCGCTTGCTGCTGTCCGAGGTCTATTCGCGATATCCGGATCCGTCGGATCAGGACACCTATTTCTCCGCCGCAGCGCAGGCCGTGTTCGCCGCGCTCCTGACGGGCCGCGGCGAGCCTCAGGGCTTCATCAGCGCGATTGCCAGGGCTGCGGGAGAGCGCCGCCTTCTGGTCTGGAGCGCCGATCCTGAGGAGGAGGCGATCGTGACCGACACGGTTCTGGCTGGAAGGATGCCGAACGACGACGGCAGGACTCCCACCGTGGGCGTTTTCCTCAATGACGGCGGCGGGTCAAAGCTGAGCTACTACTTGGTTCCCAGTGCGATGCTGCGCGTCGGTGACTGCGAGACCGACGGCGGGCGAGCCATGCGATTGAAGGTGACCATCGGCTCCACCGCGCCGAGATCGGGACTGCCCGACTACGTCACCGGGCTGGCTCTTTCCGGCGACAAGTACACGTCGCGAACCAACGTCATGATTTTCAGCCCGACGGGCGGTGCGGTGGAAAGCGTCGAGGAAGATGGCGAGCTCATCGATTTCGGCACCGGCAT is part of the Actinoplanes sp. NBC_00393 genome and harbors:
- a CDS encoding DUF4012 domain-containing protein, producing MENGEQPRDEITPPTDPPKRIRRLYIAIGAGLTIALLAGAGLTGLHGVTTKDHLYQAAGLFRELRQELVDTDLDAARGTVVELQRETRSARDATDGWDWATASRIPFVGDDITTVRTVSRTLDELTHGGLPPLLDAASLLGPETWAPSGGKLNVANISAASSRIATGLAAIQSARRSVATIGTAGLTDQLSAAVREMSDGLADAERLVGVVDRAARLLPGLLGARGPRHYLVLFQNNAEVRATGGMPGAYVVVKADAGAVSISDGGSTTSDLQPFDSPVLRLSTDMESLYTDRLATFPANVNLTPDFPLAAQLARAMYQKRKRLAVDGVIATDPVALSYLLRVTGAVKVSGGEPLTADNAVRLLLSEVYSRYPDPSDQDTYFSAAAQAVFAALLTGRGEPQGFISAIARAAGERRLLVWSADPEEEAIVTDTVLAGRMPNDDGRTPTVGVFLNDGGGSKLSYYLVPSAMLRVGDCETDGGRAMRLKVTIGSTAPRSGLPDYVTGLALSGDKYTSRTNVMIFSPTGGAVESVEEDGELIDFGTGMERNRGVGVITLDLPPGKTRTLDITLRAGTIPDAEEAVTARLWTTPTVHPWKSSVTGGAACSGAR